In Pecten maximus chromosome 10, xPecMax1.1, whole genome shotgun sequence, one genomic interval encodes:
- the LOC117335777 gene encoding uncharacterized protein LOC117335777: MTMADPPGWTHLLLESGRLETLQTPLRGSARLKFTCLSVSTRFIALGSNTGNVYIFDRNTQKHLQVVFPEVDPAAVNVVALCPNEKLVAFSTLNGHVIVMEMNVDKRARPERLKLITEHMRTTVTCIQWEHSGGKIYVADATGKVSTSVVPKVKNLVVMPADVIMRLESSVIQMDWSDNKLLVSTMTRAYLCNTIRQQYSQIGKKPREGEYGACFYKLSKTSLPMMYCARPSSRVWEVDYEGNVLSTHQFKHLLAIPPIKVIDINEKEWATTPAAEWAGQGINLPRLKMFGSQYLVSWRNNRVYVLNPVKVKVILWTELETGIKDMCTVKSDMYLFLTSGEVQRIQMFSVSQVVSILQKKNVMLAADLCHKFQQVLLKGKWRRHLSVERLQNIQQQIKGTDLEQVYNNFMVEVLKKENIDDSYDEDSSESNRSRSSSSASVQSYSRVLNTVNMPSTEDAILDCVDTVSDGDSHKEFSATEFPPNGESFGQACKDHSDAPNECHSGTDNTQEQDVSGEISVEEHSGPHSQKLESNEVIVGKNIINIEDEIGEGILDSSHDLEPGCDLENDGERNGKTSLETPSALLHVDGNNADGNHVDGNHDDNSATIRTGDEVDNILPIKSQEILQNDEDLAPVLALTPTLEVSSNVGRGKKKKRVKTVNLGVTSKGNKTRQKGTKSGGSIKRSSSTSVIEGMSNDTGSLTKSLSLDIYEDDIFSEETVHLGISPSQEKNVENKANLSEVNSEKSRSSLGGIMAEGCDPVSGTSLKPPNNGTRTNDRKNDGMMKVKSESDIAANLLSAHSAPHRNNGHRPSSVLNGSCDGKTAEFSNSYERKSAEFMSSTDKKDLTSSFDSSSLGSSPSQSPLSQSWEGPTGGSHTSTSPKVSLISMKDSLQSKFTVTKRRLLKTIKEKTLLTKSPSHEDLSTMNVLSKSLSGEDLLMMDSVPDKTKSGFGSIAEGSHEQERRPEPPVDLSDLLAKTESTLKMLQDTAMLLNRDAVLETLRGWVVQLNITLHELHTQLYNNRLRTDINTSGRVQDKDENNFRDFEG, from the exons ATGACCATGGCTGACCCTCCAGGATGGACACATCTTCTGTTGGAGTCCGGCCGACTGGAAACCCTTCAAACTCCATTGCGGGGTTCAGCTCGACTCAAG TTCACATGCTTGTCTGTGTCTACAAGATTCATAGCCCTAGGGAGCAACACTGGAAATGTATACATCTTTGATAGAAATACTCAAAAGCATCTCCAAGTTGTGTTTCCAGAGGTG GATCCAGCAGCAGTGAATGTTGTGGCCTTGTGTCCCAATGAGAAGTTAGTGGCCTTCTCAACACT GAATGGCCATGTCATAGTGATGGAAATGAATGTTGATAAACGTGCTCGACCAGAGAGACTGAAGCTCATCACTGAACATATGAGGACTACAGTTACCTGTATTCAGTGGGAACATTCTGGCGGGAAAATCTATGTAGCAGACGCTACAGGCAAAGTTTCCACGTCAGTTGTCCCCAAG GTGAAGAATCTGGTAGTAATGCCTGCAGACGTCATCATGCGTCTTGAGTCATCAGTAATCCAGATGGACTGGTCTGACAACAAATTGCTGGTTTCCACAATGACAAGAGCCTACTTGTGTAACACCATAAG ACAACAGTATTCACAGATTGGAAAGAAACCAAG GGAGGGAGAGTATGGTGCCTGTTTTTACAAGCTGAGTAAAACGTCCCTTCCTATGATGTACTGTGCACGGCCAAGTTCTCGCGTCTGGGAG GTAGACTACGAAGGCAATGTTCTCAGTACTCACCAGTTTAAACATCTTTTGGCCATACCACCTATTAAAGTGATTGACATCAA TGAGAAAGAGTGGGCTACAACACCAGCAGCAGAGTGGGCAGGACAGGGTATCAACTTACCTCGACTGAAAATGTTTGG GTCGCAGTATTTGGTGAGCTGGAGAAACAACCGAGTGTATGTTCTAAATCCAgtcaaggtgaaggtcattctTTGGACAGAACTAGAGACAG GTATCAAGGACATGTGTACTGTGAAGAGTGACATGTACCTGTTTCTGACAAGTGGTGAGGTGCAGAGGATCCAAATGTTTTCTGTGTCTCAGGTTGTCTCCATCCTTCAGAAAAAGAATGTGATGCTAGCCGCAGATCTGTGTCATAAATTCCAGCAGGTACTTCTCAAGGGAAAGTGGCGGAGACATTTATCTGTAGAGAGACTACAGAATATTCAGCAACAGATCAAAGGAACAGACTTGGAGCAGGTCTACAACAATTTTATGGTAGAAGttttaaagaaagaaaacattGATGACTCGTATGATGAGGATAGTTCTGAGTCAAATAGAAGTAGGTCGAGTAGTTCTGCTTCTGTCCAGAGTTACAGCAGGGTTCTGAACACTGTCAATATGCCATCTACAGAGGACGCCATCTTAGATTGTGTAGATACAGTATCTGATGGTGACTCACATAAAGAATTTTCAGCTACAGAATTTCCTCCCAATGGTGAAAGTTTTGGACAGGCATGTAAGGATCACAGTGATGCTCCTAATGAATGTCATAGTGGTACTGACAATACACAGGAACAAGATGTGTCAGGAGAAATATCTGTAGAAGAACATTCTGGACCTCATTCACAAAAGTTAGAGTCTAATGAGGTCATAGTTGGCAAAAACATTATCAATATCGAAGATGAGATTGGTGAGGGTATCCTGGACAGCAGTCATGACCTTGAGCCTGGTTGTGATTTAGAAAATGATGGAGAAAGAAATGGGAAGACATCACTTGAGACCCCTAGTGCCTTGCTTCATGTAGATGGTAACAATGCAGATGGTAACCATGTAGATGGTAATCATGACGATAATAGTGCTACTATTCGTACAGGAGATGAAGTAGACAATATTTTGCCAATCAAATCACAAGAGATCCTGCAAAATGATGAAG ACCTTGCTCCAGTGCTGGCTTTGACTCCGACCTTAGAGGTGTCCAGTAACGTAGGGAGGgggaagaaaaagaaaagagtGAAAACAGTAAATCTTGGTGTTACCAGTAAAGGGAACAAAACCAGGCAGAAAG GTACCAAGTCTGGTGGCAGTATAAAACGATCATCAAGTACCAGTGTAATTGAGGGAATGTCAAATGATACAG GTTCCTTAACAAAGTCCTTATCTCTGGATATTTATGAGGATGACATTTTTTCTGAAGAGACTGTCCACTTAGGAATAAGCCCATCACAAGAGAAGAATGTAGAAAATAAGGCAAATCTGTCAGAGGTCAATTCAGAGAAGTCACGGTCATCACTTGGTGGTATTATGGCAGAGGGCTGTGATCCTGTGTCTGGAACATCCCTAAAACCACCAAACAATGGGACTCGGACCAACGACAG AAAGAATGATGGAATGATGAAGGTGAAAAGTGAGTCAGACATTGCAGCCAACCTTCTTTCAGCTCATAGTGCCCCACACAGAAACAATGGACACAGACCTTCCTCTGTCCTCAATGGTAGTTGTGATGGAAAAACAGCTGAATTCTCCAACAGCTATGAAAGGAAATCGGCTGAATTCATGAGTAGTACAGACAAAAAAGACCTGACATCAAGCTTTGACTCCAGCAGTCTTGGCTCCTCCCCGTCCCAGAGTCCGCTCAGTCAGTCATGGGAGGGGCCAACAGGGGGTAGTCACACCAGCACCTCACCTAAAGTGTCACTCATCAGTATGAAAGATAG TTTGCAGTCAAAGTTCACAGTGACCAAGAGGAGGCTACTAAAGACAATCAAGGAAAAGACTTTGTTAACAAAGTCTCCCTCACATGAGGACCTGTCGACGATGAATGTACTGTCGAAGTCCCTGTCTGGAGAGGACCTGTTAATGATGGATTCTGTACCAGATAAA ACAAAATCAGGCTTTGGCAGCATCGCGGAAGGCAGCCATGAACAAGAAAGAAGACCTGAACCACCTGTAGATTTATCTGATTTACTGGCAAAGACTGAAAGTACACTGAAGATGCTGCAAGACACAGCCATGTTATTAAATAGAGACGCTGTATTGGAGACATTGAGGGGTTGGGTTGTTCAGTTGAACATTACCCTACATGAATTACACACTCAACTTTACAACAACCGGTTAAGGACAGACATCAATACTTCTGGTCGGGTACAAGACAAAGACGAAAACAATTTCAGGGACTTTGAAGGATGA